One part of the Flavobacteriales bacterium genome encodes these proteins:
- a CDS encoding choice-of-anchor L domain-containing protein, which translates to MAYFNGELSNIGFNSGIVMSTNDVSFIAPGFVGPSDFVNQDPSVTDADLLTIANSVPDLIGQNFQVSSVNNIAILEFDFIPSSDSISFRYVFGSEEYNAFENSMYNDVFGFFLSGPGISGSFSSPANFPDGSINIATFSSQEPNSLNVILPITISSINNAYNSQFYIDNQSLQSVNTADGFTTVMTASAVVQCGETYHIRLAIAHGSDSGLASYVFLEENSFSSAGLNVSNSITLDTNYLQIPCGDKVNLTANIESGVDYNFLWSNGDTTQSIYVGAGSYAVKVIIDGCGIVSDTIKIEEIPISIDLGQDLSVCKFDYIDLDIKHIQSDNSPFAYLWSNGSTNETINVKVGTHSIKVTDSKGCIATDTIIVRELDRPTAYLTGEGNICEGQTENLPEINVQFTGEAPFHFLYSNGINNYLDSSQIMNYSFTAHSMGDYSIKTLEDANCIGSPSNIINITSTSSSSLIESSQQLCEGDSALLTVHTEVDAPPYSLHLFNGSFNQVFDGLTTSKFQVYVTDTALYTVKLFDKFNCESQTNNGTA; encoded by the coding sequence ATCGCCTATTTTAATGGAGAATTATCCAATATAGGTTTTAATTCAGGTATTGTAATGTCCACTAATGATGTTTCATTTATTGCTCCGGGTTTTGTTGGGCCTTCCGATTTTGTTAATCAAGACCCAAGCGTTACGGATGCTGATTTATTGACAATTGCCAATAGTGTTCCTGATTTAATCGGTCAAAACTTTCAAGTTTCTTCTGTAAATAATATAGCTATTCTTGAATTTGATTTTATTCCTTCAAGTGATTCTATATCTTTTAGGTATGTTTTTGGATCAGAAGAGTATAATGCTTTTGAAAACTCTATGTATAACGATGTTTTTGGCTTTTTTCTTTCGGGTCCTGGTATTTCAGGTTCTTTTTCAAGCCCTGCTAATTTTCCAGATGGTAGTATTAATATAGCTACTTTTTCTAGTCAAGAACCCAATTCTTTAAATGTTATATTGCCAATTACTATATCATCAATAAATAATGCCTACAACTCTCAATTTTATATTGATAATCAATCCTTACAATCTGTAAACACAGCTGATGGTTTCACAACCGTTATGACAGCAAGTGCAGTTGTTCAGTGCGGTGAAACATATCATATTCGCTTAGCTATTGCGCATGGGTCAGATAGTGGGCTAGCTTCATATGTTTTCTTAGAAGAAAATAGTTTTTCTTCTGCTGGTTTAAATGTGTCAAATTCAATAACTTTAGATACAAATTATTTGCAAATCCCTTGCGGTGATAAAGTCAATTTGACGGCAAATATTGAGTCTGGGGTAGACTACAATTTTTTATGGAGTAATGGTGATACTACTCAATCGATTTACGTGGGTGCTGGGAGTTATGCTGTTAAAGTAATAATTGATGGTTGTGGGATTGTTTCTGATACTATTAAAATAGAGGAAATACCTATTTCTATAGATTTGGGACAAGACTTATCCGTTTGTAAATTCGATTATATTGATTTAGATATTAAGCACATTCAAAGCGATAATTCACCATTTGCCTATCTATGGAGCAATGGATCGACTAATGAAACAATAAATGTAAAGGTTGGAACACATAGTATAAAAGTTACAGATTCAAAGGGTTGTATTGCAACAGATACTATAATTGTTAGGGAGCTTGATAGACCAACGGCTTATTTAACAGGAGAAGGAAATATTTGTGAGGGTCAAACTGAAAATTTACCAGAAATTAATGTTCAATTTACTGGTGAAGCACCCTTTCATTTTCTCTACTCTAACGGAATAAATAATTATTTAGACTCTTCTCAAATAATGAATTACTCTTTTACGGCTCATTCAATGGGAGATTATTCTATTAAAACTCTTGAAGATGCCAATTGCATAGGTTCGCCCTCAAATATTATAAATATCACTTCAACTTCATCTTCATCATTAATTGAAAGTAGCCAACAGCTATGTGAGGGCGATAGCGCTCTATTAACTGTTCACACTGAAGTAGATGCTCCTCCTTATAGTTTGCACCTTTTTAATGGCTCATTTAATCAAGTATTTGATGGTTTAACAACTTCAAAATTTCAAGTTTACGTAACAGATACAGCTCTTTACACTGTTAAACTTTTTGACAAATTTAATTGTGAGTCACAAACCAATAATGGTACTGCTTAA